ATGGTCAGTGTTAGTACCTCACTGGTTGACAGGTCGTGAGTTATATTGCTGGTCGACAGgtcgtaattttttttttttttttgcagatgGTCAGTGATTGCATCAAAGTTGCCTGGAAGAACTGATAATGAGATTAAAAACCATTGGCATGCTCACTTGAGCAAACGTTTGAAGTATGATCTGAATTCATTACCAGACATGTCCGATGCCGAAATAGACCAATATAGCTCATTCGAAACCGATCCCCCACCAACCAATGTTCCGAATGCATTGATTTCAGAAAGCTCTGCTGCAACTTTCACCGACAGTTTACCTTCCTCGAGCTCGAATCCTAAACCATAATTCGACGaaaagccaatacatttggttCGTTGGACAACTTCATAGCATTACAGCCATTCATTGGTTCCATTGGACAACTTCCACCGCATAACAGCAGCCATTGCTTCATTTGTTTCAGCAGGTAGTATAGAATCAGGGTAAATTGACTTCAACTTTAGATGAAAAACAAAAAGGGACATGTATGGTGACTATTAATGTTGATAGATACACTACTGTGCATTGTTGTAGACTTGGCATTGATATTGAatggatgctatatatatatatatatatatttatattatatctgCCTTATAGCAACAAAGACTTACAGCTTCATTATTGAATGTAGATAGATAATGAGTGAATGAATGCTTTCATGCAAACATGATCATAAGGTATGAAATCAAAGTACAAAAATGGCAGAAACAGCTTTATACAGAGATTAAAAGCTGGAACGAGATTTGGGTTTGGATCTTTGGACCATCTAAAATAGCCACAACTCCCTATATTAATATTGTTATATCCCTACGCGCAAATGTTACCTAACGCACGCTACACAGTATGAGCGGCTTAATAGGCAACACTGAAATATATCACCATCCCCCACAGTAGTCTCACGTGACCCACTTCTTATGCTAAAGGATCAAATTTAGCTCACCCTAAAACAAATCTATGATTGAACTCTACAAAAGGCTCACTCAAAGCTCTTATTCATCTATAGGTCAAATCTAGCCTATCCCCAAGCCCTTATAATTGGACTCTACACAATAATCATGATGATAGATGGGCTCAAATTCATTTAATGATCTTTAAATTTTCAAGTTTACTAATCCCACTGTAGTCTTGTCTTGTTTATTCCATTTCTCATCCCAAAACGAGCCTATGATTTGATTCTACACAAAGATCATCATGAAAAATGGACTCGCTCAAAGCTCTTATCTATTTATGTGTCGAATCCATCTTACCCCTAAAAGAAGCCTCTATCATTAGACTTTATATAAAGGTCATAATAAAGGATTAGCTGCTCAAAGCCCTCTCTATTTGAAGAGGCAAACTAACATAAGAAGCTCACTTTCTCTCGCCACCAAAATTAATGGCTCTTCCCACCCTTCCTATATGAACTGTAATCATTCTAAACATAACCGATTCTACCCAACACATTTTCACATCAACAAGAAAAACAAAGCCTTCTTGATCTTTGGGataattaaaaaccaaaaaacaGAATTCCAAGAAACCATGTTTAAACTGTTATTTGTTTTCTCTTGACCTTCTCAATTTCCTCAATAACCATCCAAAATTAGTGTTTGGTTTTATCGACAAAGATACCAAAAAATCTTTTTTAAGACAACAACGTGCCTTAAACGTTGCCCCCTCTGTCTCTGACagtctctctctctttctctttccTTTCCCCCATTAAATTCTTTGTAATTTCTTATGTAACAGAGAGTATCTTCTTTTTCCTGCCCAATCACCATTTTTGGTCTTTTCAACAAGTTATATATActataatgtaaaaaaaaaaaaaaaaaggctcaaaatatcttattgaattaaGCAATTGCTCTATTCCCTATCTGCTAGAAAACAACAAGACATTAACACAAACAAGTAACATTTTGAAACCCATGTTTTGTGGTTCATGTcccttttaaaaaacaaaaaacccATTAAACAAAATGGGGGTTTTTCTTTTATCCACATGGTTGAATATGGGACATCTTCACCCTTTTACTTTCACTGCAAAAACCAATCAATTTATGTCGTTTGATGCCTTTCTTTTCAGACATCTCAGTTTCTGATTTGTTGCAGTGACAATCCAAAACACTAATGGGTGTCACTGTGCTTGAAGTTG
The Gossypium arboreum isolate Shixiya-1 chromosome 10, ASM2569848v2, whole genome shotgun sequence genome window above contains:
- the LOC108488464 gene encoding transcription factor MYB14-like, whose protein sequence is MAKSVENRALKKGAWSPEEDKKLIAYIKRYGIWNWAEMAKPAGLQRSGKSCRLRWVNYLRPGIKHGNFTKEEEETIIDLHEKLGNRWSVIASKLPGRTDNEIKNHWHAHLSKRLKYDLNSLPDMSDAEIDQYSSFETDPPPTNVPNALISESSAATFTDSLPSSSSNPKP